One window of the Octopus sinensis linkage group LG9, ASM634580v1, whole genome shotgun sequence genome contains the following:
- the LOC118764918 gene encoding uncharacterized protein LOC118764918 encodes MLTTPTKPNDSRRPDEDYHQHHQNREYGYMECSEVPNTTTAVVHPSHSVDVYEQDMHERTLPSYSNMRIPTKKVIKPLEDLDQYREYTNSHSNDDEGTYNYGYSYTPQKYSPDSQHELAAQELGSNLNEPANTRQDERNSTPGFDLKRRCISMSPTKFLSNPSYTKLE; translated from the exons ATGCTAACTACCCCTACCAAACCAAATGATTCCAGAAGACCTGATGAAgattatcaccaacaccaccaaaacaGGGAGTATGGCTACATGGAATGTTCAGAAGTACCAAATACAACTACTGCTGTTGTTCATCCAAGCCACTCTGTCGATGTTTATGAACAGGACATGCATGAGAGAACACTCCCCAGCTACAGTAACATGAGAATCCCAACAAAGAAAGTGATAAAACCATTGGAAGATTTAGATCAATATAGAGAATATACTAACTCACATTCAAACGATGATGAGGGAACGTACAACTATGGTTATTCTTACACACCTCAAAAATATTCTCCTGATTCACAGCATGAACTTGCTGCCCAGGAACTTGGTTCAAATTTAAACGAGCCAGCAAATACCAGACAAGATGAGAGAAACTCCACTCCAG GCTTTGATCTCAAGCGGAGGTGTATCAGTATGAGTCCCACAAAGTTCCTATCAAATCCCAGTTATACTAAATTAGAGTGA